One Euphorbia lathyris chromosome 1, ddEupLath1.1, whole genome shotgun sequence DNA segment encodes these proteins:
- the LOC136201360 gene encoding DNA (cytosine-5)-methyltransferase DRM2-like isoform X3 produces MIHPAEAMATSREASSSASSSGCKVIDKFVGMGFPVKMVAEAIQENGEENTDLILEKLLKCSANSSASSSGSKIIDQFVGMGFDAQLVDKVIQENGNIQENGEGNTDSILETLLTYSVIKNSPEEQPGVDSDQWSSEYDGNFLDEFSDIDSSENEEIFKSEPDEEGSTLLFLAKMGYTVEEASIALERCGSHAPIAELTDFLCAAQMAKAADASEDKPRIKRFDDDYPKHKKRSLYEYDMWKKRKQMKLEKKLLHGDDEMLRLPNPMIGFGVPTEPPVLTHRTLPEAANGPPYFYYENVALAPKGVWQTISRFLYDVEPEFVDSKHFCAAARKRGYVHNLPIRNRFPLLPLPPHTINEALPLTKRWWPSWDPRTKLNCLQTCVGSAKLTERIRKAVESYEDEPPLSVQKYVLDECRKWNLVWVGRNKVAPLEPDEVEMLLGFPRNHTRGGGISRTDRYKSLGNSFQVDTVAYHLSVLKDLFPGGINLLSLFSGIGGAEVALHRLGIRLKNVVSVEISEVNRNIVRCWWEQTNQTGTLIDIADVQDLNAERLEQLMKSFGGFDLVVGGSPCNNLAGSNRHHRDGLEGKESSLFFDYCRILDLVKCMMTRDYNV; encoded by the exons ATGATTCATCCTGCAGAAGCTATGGCAACCTCAAGAGAG GCAAGCTCATCAGCAAGTTCTTCTGGCTGCAAGGTGATTGATAAATTTGTTGGAATGGGGTTTCCTGTAAAAATGGTTGCTGAGGCAATTCAGGAAAATG GAGAGGAAAATACAGATTTGATACTCGAAAAGCTTCTCAAATGCTCG GCAAATTCATCTGCTAGCTCTTCTGGATCCAAGATAATTGATCAGTTTGTTGGAATGGGGTTTGATGCACAACTGGTCGACAAAGTAATTCAAGAGAACGGTAATATTCAAGAGAATG GAGAGGGGAATACAGATTCAATTTTGGAGACACTTCTTACATACTCG GTGATTAAAAACTCTCCTGAAGAGCAGCCAGGTGTCGACTCTGATCAGTGGTCTTCAGAATATGACGGGAACTTTCTCGATGAATTTTCAGACATAGATAGTTCTGAAAATGAG GAAATATTTAAATCTGAGCCTGATGAAGAGGGGAGCACTTTGCTATTCCTGGCAAAGATGGGTTACACTGTCGAGGAGGCTTCAATAGCTCTAGAGAGATGTG GATCACATGCCCCAATTGCAGAGTTGACTGATTTCTTATGTGCTGCTCAAATGGCTAAGGCAGCTGATGCTTCAGAAGATAAG CCAAGGATCAAGCGATTTGATGATGATTATCCTAAGCACAAGAAGAGGAGTTTATATGAATACGATATGTGGAAAAAAAGAAAGCAGATGAAGTTAGAGAAGAAGCTCCTACACGGAGATGACGAGATGCTACGGCTCCCGAATCCAATGATTGGATTTGGAGTACCAACAGAGCCACCTGTTTTGACTCATAGGACGCTTCCAGAAGCTGCAAATGGGCCACCATATTTCTATTATGAGAATGTGGCACTTGCTCCTAAAGGGGTTTGGCAAACCATCTCAAGGTTTTTATATGATGTGGAACCAGAGTTTGTGGATTCCAAACATTTCTGTGCTGCAGCGAGGAAAAGGGGCTATGTTCACAATCTGCCCATCCGAAATAGGTTTCCTCTTCTCCCATTGCCCCCGCATACCATAAATGAAGCGCTACCATTGACAAAGAGATGGTGGCCTTCATGGGACCCAAGGACAAAGCTAAATTGCCTGCAAACGTGTGTTGGGAGTGCGAAACTGACTGAGAGAATTCGTAAAGCTGTCGAGTCCTATGAAGATGAACCCCCCTTGAGCGTTCAGAAGTATGTGCTAGATGAATGCCGGAAATGGAACCTGGTTTGGGTTGGGAGGAACAAAGTAGCACCTCTTGAACCAGATGAAGTGGAAATGCTACTTGGTTTTCCTAGGAACCACACAAGGGGAGGTGGTATAAGTCGGACTGATAGATACAAGTCCCTTGGTAACTCGTTCCAG GTTGATACAGTTGCCTACCATCTATCAGTATTGAAAGACTTGTTCCCTGGAGGCATAAATCTTCTGTCTCTTTTCTCTGGGATTGGTGGTGCGGAAGTTGCTCTTCATCGGCTGGGTATTCGACTGAAAAATGTCGTGTCAGTGGAGATCTCAGAAGTGAATAGAAATATCGTGAGGTGCTGGTGGGAGCAGACGAACCAGACAGGGACTTTGATAGATATAGCAGATGTGCAAGATCTAAATGCAGAAAGATTAGAGCAACTGATGAAATCGTTTGGAGGATTTGATCTTGTAGTTGGTGGAAGTCCATGTAACAACCTTGCTGGTAGCAACCGACACCACCGTGATGGTCTAGAGGGTAAAGAATCATCCCTTTTCTTCGACTATTGTCGAATTCTGGACTTGGTCAAATGTATGATGACTAGAGATTACAatgtataa
- the LOC136201360 gene encoding DNA (cytosine-5)-methyltransferase DRM2-like isoform X1 → MGGDSSCGGDETFDWDSEDEREIENFGLSSSSLMIHPAEAMATSREASSSASSSGCKVIDKFVGMGFPVKMVAEAIQENGEENTDLILEKLLKCSANSSASSSGSKIIDQFVGMGFDAQLVDKVIQENGNIQENGEGNTDSILETLLTYSVIKNSPEEQPGVDSDQWSSEYDGNFLDEFSDIDSSENEEIFKSEPDEEGSTLLFLAKMGYTVEEASIALERCGSHAPIAELTDFLCAAQMAKAADASEDKPRIKRFDDDYPKHKKRSLYEYDMWKKRKQMKLEKKLLHGDDEMLRLPNPMIGFGVPTEPPVLTHRTLPEAANGPPYFYYENVALAPKGVWQTISRFLYDVEPEFVDSKHFCAAARKRGYVHNLPIRNRFPLLPLPPHTINEALPLTKRWWPSWDPRTKLNCLQTCVGSAKLTERIRKAVESYEDEPPLSVQKYVLDECRKWNLVWVGRNKVAPLEPDEVEMLLGFPRNHTRGGGISRTDRYKSLGNSFQVDTVAYHLSVLKDLFPGGINLLSLFSGIGGAEVALHRLGIRLKNVVSVEISEVNRNIVRCWWEQTNQTGTLIDIADVQDLNAERLEQLMKSFGGFDLVVGGSPCNNLAGSNRHHRDGLEGKESSLFFDYCRILDLVKCMMTRDYNV, encoded by the exons ATG GGTGGGGATTCTTCTTGTGGTGGGGATGAGACTTTTGACTGGGACAGTGAAGACGAAAGAGAAATTGAGAATTTTGGGCTGTCTTCTTCAAGTTTGATGATTCATCCTGCAGAAGCTATGGCAACCTCAAGAGAG GCAAGCTCATCAGCAAGTTCTTCTGGCTGCAAGGTGATTGATAAATTTGTTGGAATGGGGTTTCCTGTAAAAATGGTTGCTGAGGCAATTCAGGAAAATG GAGAGGAAAATACAGATTTGATACTCGAAAAGCTTCTCAAATGCTCG GCAAATTCATCTGCTAGCTCTTCTGGATCCAAGATAATTGATCAGTTTGTTGGAATGGGGTTTGATGCACAACTGGTCGACAAAGTAATTCAAGAGAACGGTAATATTCAAGAGAATG GAGAGGGGAATACAGATTCAATTTTGGAGACACTTCTTACATACTCG GTGATTAAAAACTCTCCTGAAGAGCAGCCAGGTGTCGACTCTGATCAGTGGTCTTCAGAATATGACGGGAACTTTCTCGATGAATTTTCAGACATAGATAGTTCTGAAAATGAG GAAATATTTAAATCTGAGCCTGATGAAGAGGGGAGCACTTTGCTATTCCTGGCAAAGATGGGTTACACTGTCGAGGAGGCTTCAATAGCTCTAGAGAGATGTG GATCACATGCCCCAATTGCAGAGTTGACTGATTTCTTATGTGCTGCTCAAATGGCTAAGGCAGCTGATGCTTCAGAAGATAAG CCAAGGATCAAGCGATTTGATGATGATTATCCTAAGCACAAGAAGAGGAGTTTATATGAATACGATATGTGGAAAAAAAGAAAGCAGATGAAGTTAGAGAAGAAGCTCCTACACGGAGATGACGAGATGCTACGGCTCCCGAATCCAATGATTGGATTTGGAGTACCAACAGAGCCACCTGTTTTGACTCATAGGACGCTTCCAGAAGCTGCAAATGGGCCACCATATTTCTATTATGAGAATGTGGCACTTGCTCCTAAAGGGGTTTGGCAAACCATCTCAAGGTTTTTATATGATGTGGAACCAGAGTTTGTGGATTCCAAACATTTCTGTGCTGCAGCGAGGAAAAGGGGCTATGTTCACAATCTGCCCATCCGAAATAGGTTTCCTCTTCTCCCATTGCCCCCGCATACCATAAATGAAGCGCTACCATTGACAAAGAGATGGTGGCCTTCATGGGACCCAAGGACAAAGCTAAATTGCCTGCAAACGTGTGTTGGGAGTGCGAAACTGACTGAGAGAATTCGTAAAGCTGTCGAGTCCTATGAAGATGAACCCCCCTTGAGCGTTCAGAAGTATGTGCTAGATGAATGCCGGAAATGGAACCTGGTTTGGGTTGGGAGGAACAAAGTAGCACCTCTTGAACCAGATGAAGTGGAAATGCTACTTGGTTTTCCTAGGAACCACACAAGGGGAGGTGGTATAAGTCGGACTGATAGATACAAGTCCCTTGGTAACTCGTTCCAG GTTGATACAGTTGCCTACCATCTATCAGTATTGAAAGACTTGTTCCCTGGAGGCATAAATCTTCTGTCTCTTTTCTCTGGGATTGGTGGTGCGGAAGTTGCTCTTCATCGGCTGGGTATTCGACTGAAAAATGTCGTGTCAGTGGAGATCTCAGAAGTGAATAGAAATATCGTGAGGTGCTGGTGGGAGCAGACGAACCAGACAGGGACTTTGATAGATATAGCAGATGTGCAAGATCTAAATGCAGAAAGATTAGAGCAACTGATGAAATCGTTTGGAGGATTTGATCTTGTAGTTGGTGGAAGTCCATGTAACAACCTTGCTGGTAGCAACCGACACCACCGTGATGGTCTAGAGGGTAAAGAATCATCCCTTTTCTTCGACTATTGTCGAATTCTGGACTTGGTCAAATGTATGATGACTAGAGATTACAatgtataa
- the LOC136201360 gene encoding DNA (cytosine-5)-methyltransferase DRM2-like isoform X2 → MGGDSSCGGDETFDWDSEDEREIENFGLSSSSLMIHPAEAMATSREASSSASSSGCKVIDKFVGMGFPVKMVAEAIQENGEENTDLILEKLLKCSANSSASSSGSKIIDQFVGMGFDAQLVDKVIQENGEGNTDSILETLLTYSVIKNSPEEQPGVDSDQWSSEYDGNFLDEFSDIDSSENEEIFKSEPDEEGSTLLFLAKMGYTVEEASIALERCGSHAPIAELTDFLCAAQMAKAADASEDKPRIKRFDDDYPKHKKRSLYEYDMWKKRKQMKLEKKLLHGDDEMLRLPNPMIGFGVPTEPPVLTHRTLPEAANGPPYFYYENVALAPKGVWQTISRFLYDVEPEFVDSKHFCAAARKRGYVHNLPIRNRFPLLPLPPHTINEALPLTKRWWPSWDPRTKLNCLQTCVGSAKLTERIRKAVESYEDEPPLSVQKYVLDECRKWNLVWVGRNKVAPLEPDEVEMLLGFPRNHTRGGGISRTDRYKSLGNSFQVDTVAYHLSVLKDLFPGGINLLSLFSGIGGAEVALHRLGIRLKNVVSVEISEVNRNIVRCWWEQTNQTGTLIDIADVQDLNAERLEQLMKSFGGFDLVVGGSPCNNLAGSNRHHRDGLEGKESSLFFDYCRILDLVKCMMTRDYNV, encoded by the exons ATG GGTGGGGATTCTTCTTGTGGTGGGGATGAGACTTTTGACTGGGACAGTGAAGACGAAAGAGAAATTGAGAATTTTGGGCTGTCTTCTTCAAGTTTGATGATTCATCCTGCAGAAGCTATGGCAACCTCAAGAGAG GCAAGCTCATCAGCAAGTTCTTCTGGCTGCAAGGTGATTGATAAATTTGTTGGAATGGGGTTTCCTGTAAAAATGGTTGCTGAGGCAATTCAGGAAAATG GAGAGGAAAATACAGATTTGATACTCGAAAAGCTTCTCAAATGCTCG GCAAATTCATCTGCTAGCTCTTCTGGATCCAAGATAATTGATCAGTTTGTTGGAATGGGGTTTGATGCACAACTGGTCGACAAAGTAATTCAAGAGAACG GAGAGGGGAATACAGATTCAATTTTGGAGACACTTCTTACATACTCG GTGATTAAAAACTCTCCTGAAGAGCAGCCAGGTGTCGACTCTGATCAGTGGTCTTCAGAATATGACGGGAACTTTCTCGATGAATTTTCAGACATAGATAGTTCTGAAAATGAG GAAATATTTAAATCTGAGCCTGATGAAGAGGGGAGCACTTTGCTATTCCTGGCAAAGATGGGTTACACTGTCGAGGAGGCTTCAATAGCTCTAGAGAGATGTG GATCACATGCCCCAATTGCAGAGTTGACTGATTTCTTATGTGCTGCTCAAATGGCTAAGGCAGCTGATGCTTCAGAAGATAAG CCAAGGATCAAGCGATTTGATGATGATTATCCTAAGCACAAGAAGAGGAGTTTATATGAATACGATATGTGGAAAAAAAGAAAGCAGATGAAGTTAGAGAAGAAGCTCCTACACGGAGATGACGAGATGCTACGGCTCCCGAATCCAATGATTGGATTTGGAGTACCAACAGAGCCACCTGTTTTGACTCATAGGACGCTTCCAGAAGCTGCAAATGGGCCACCATATTTCTATTATGAGAATGTGGCACTTGCTCCTAAAGGGGTTTGGCAAACCATCTCAAGGTTTTTATATGATGTGGAACCAGAGTTTGTGGATTCCAAACATTTCTGTGCTGCAGCGAGGAAAAGGGGCTATGTTCACAATCTGCCCATCCGAAATAGGTTTCCTCTTCTCCCATTGCCCCCGCATACCATAAATGAAGCGCTACCATTGACAAAGAGATGGTGGCCTTCATGGGACCCAAGGACAAAGCTAAATTGCCTGCAAACGTGTGTTGGGAGTGCGAAACTGACTGAGAGAATTCGTAAAGCTGTCGAGTCCTATGAAGATGAACCCCCCTTGAGCGTTCAGAAGTATGTGCTAGATGAATGCCGGAAATGGAACCTGGTTTGGGTTGGGAGGAACAAAGTAGCACCTCTTGAACCAGATGAAGTGGAAATGCTACTTGGTTTTCCTAGGAACCACACAAGGGGAGGTGGTATAAGTCGGACTGATAGATACAAGTCCCTTGGTAACTCGTTCCAG GTTGATACAGTTGCCTACCATCTATCAGTATTGAAAGACTTGTTCCCTGGAGGCATAAATCTTCTGTCTCTTTTCTCTGGGATTGGTGGTGCGGAAGTTGCTCTTCATCGGCTGGGTATTCGACTGAAAAATGTCGTGTCAGTGGAGATCTCAGAAGTGAATAGAAATATCGTGAGGTGCTGGTGGGAGCAGACGAACCAGACAGGGACTTTGATAGATATAGCAGATGTGCAAGATCTAAATGCAGAAAGATTAGAGCAACTGATGAAATCGTTTGGAGGATTTGATCTTGTAGTTGGTGGAAGTCCATGTAACAACCTTGCTGGTAGCAACCGACACCACCGTGATGGTCTAGAGGGTAAAGAATCATCCCTTTTCTTCGACTATTGTCGAATTCTGGACTTGGTCAAATGTATGATGACTAGAGATTACAatgtataa